In one Desulfoferula mesophila genomic region, the following are encoded:
- a CDS encoding DUF1254 domain-containing protein, whose product MPKAIFGKLALTLALCLGLALPAWADAPQMKMTTPIAPGVMVPDKVETSIGALNLHYGYPDDATTQKVYDNLDASRALQAYLLAIPIVNQVGMRDTLSKFGPVNQTDVIWEDLVDSKTVELTANDNTIYSFIWLDTKKGPLVVEIPPMVLGLIDDFWYKWVADVGITGPDHGKGGKYLILPPGYQGEIPQGYFVVRPSTYGSWMPFRSFLVKGSTKPGVEAVKKHLKIYQLADKDNPPKMKFVNASGIPANFVPPSDYAFWGMLNQVIQEEPSAGSDPTTLGLFASIGIEKGKPFNPDGRMKKILTDAAKIGSVTARAIAFRIRDKNAFFYPNSPWRLPFFGGYKFEAAPGVANLDGAIFFYYIATGVTPAMAEKMVGKGSQYPWCAQDAKGNPFDGAKNYKLHLPPNVPVKDFWSVIVYDNQTRSMIQTDQRFPSVSSQNKNLMINQDGSVDVYFGPKPPQGKANNWVQTIPGKGWFMILRLYGPLEPWFNQTWKPAAIEPLP is encoded by the coding sequence GTGCCCAAAGCAATCTTTGGAAAGCTGGCCCTTACGCTGGCGCTCTGCCTCGGCCTGGCCCTGCCGGCCTGGGCCGATGCGCCCCAGATGAAAATGACCACCCCCATCGCGCCGGGGGTCATGGTGCCGGACAAGGTCGAGACTTCCATCGGCGCCCTGAATCTGCACTACGGCTACCCCGACGACGCCACCACCCAGAAGGTCTACGACAACCTGGACGCCTCCCGCGCGCTACAGGCCTACCTGCTGGCCATTCCCATCGTCAACCAGGTGGGCATGCGCGACACGCTCAGCAAATTCGGCCCGGTGAACCAGACCGACGTGATCTGGGAAGACCTGGTGGACTCCAAGACTGTGGAGCTTACCGCCAACGACAACACCATCTACAGCTTCATCTGGCTCGACACCAAGAAGGGCCCGCTGGTGGTAGAGATCCCGCCCATGGTCCTGGGGCTCATCGACGACTTTTGGTACAAATGGGTCGCCGACGTGGGCATTACCGGCCCGGACCACGGCAAGGGCGGCAAGTACCTGATCCTGCCTCCGGGCTACCAGGGCGAGATACCCCAGGGCTACTTCGTGGTGCGCCCCAGCACCTACGGCTCCTGGATGCCCTTCCGCTCCTTCTTGGTCAAGGGCTCCACCAAGCCCGGCGTCGAGGCGGTCAAGAAACACCTGAAGATCTATCAGCTGGCCGACAAGGACAATCCGCCCAAGATGAAGTTCGTCAATGCCTCCGGCATTCCCGCCAACTTCGTGCCGCCCAGCGACTACGCCTTCTGGGGCATGCTCAACCAGGTCATTCAGGAGGAGCCCAGCGCGGGCAGCGACCCCACCACCCTGGGCCTGTTCGCCTCCATCGGAATCGAGAAGGGCAAGCCCTTCAACCCCGACGGGCGCATGAAAAAGATCCTGACCGACGCCGCCAAGATCGGCAGCGTGACCGCCAGGGCCATCGCCTTCCGGATTCGCGACAAAAACGCCTTCTTCTATCCCAACAGCCCCTGGCGCCTGCCCTTCTTCGGGGGCTACAAGTTCGAGGCGGCCCCCGGCGTGGCCAACCTGGACGGGGCCATATTCTTCTACTACATCGCCACCGGCGTGACGCCGGCCATGGCCGAGAAAATGGTGGGCAAGGGCTCGCAGTATCCCTGGTGCGCCCAGGACGCCAAGGGCAACCCCTTCGACGGCGCCAAGAACTACAAGCTGCACCTGCCGCCCAACGTGCCGGTCAAGGACTTCTGGTCGGTCATCGTCTATGACAACCAGACGCGTTCCATGATCCAGACCGACCAGCGTTTCCCCAGCGTCAGCAGCCAGAACAAGAACCTCATGATCAACCAGGACGGCTCGGTCGACGTCTACTTTGGTCCCAAGCCTCCCCAGGGCAAGGCCAACAACTGGGTGCAGACCATACCCGGCAAGGGCTGGTTCATGATCCTGCGGCTGTACGGGCCGCTGGAGCCCTGGTTCAACCAAACCTGGAAGCCGGCTGCCATCGAGCCGCTACCCTAA